From a region of the Pan paniscus chromosome 19, NHGRI_mPanPan1-v2.0_pri, whole genome shotgun sequence genome:
- the HID1 gene encoding protein HID1 isoform X3, whose translation MGSTDSKLNFRKAVIQLTTKTQPVEATDDAFWDQFWADTATSVQDVFALVPAAEIRAVREESPSNLATLCYKAVEKLVQGAESGCHSEKEKQIVLNCSRLLTRVLPYIFEDPDWRGFFWSTVPGAGRGGQGEEDDEHARPLAESLLLAIADLLFCPDFTVQSHRRNTVDSAEDVHSLDSCEYIWEAGVGFAHSPQPNYIHDMNRMELLKLLLTCFSEAMYLPPAPESGSTNPWVQFFCSTENRHALPLFTSLLNTVCAYDPVGYGIPYNHLLFSDYREPLVEEAAQVLIVTLDHDSASSASPTVDGTTTGTAMDDADPPGPENLFVNYLSRIHREEDFQFILKGIARLLSNPLLQTYLPNSTKKIQFHQELLVLFWKLCDFNKKFLFFVLKSSDVLDILVPILFFLNDARADQSRVGLMHIGVFILLLLSGERNFGVRLNKPYSIRVPMDIPVFTGTHADLLIVVFHKIITSGHQRLQPLFDCLLTIVVNVSPYLKSLSMVTANKLLHLLEAFSTTWFLFSAAQNHHLVFFLLEVFNNIIQYQFDGNSNLVYAIIRKRSIFHQLANLPTDPPTIHKALQRRRRTPEPLSRTGSQEGTSMEGSRPAAPAEPGTLKTSLVATPGIDKLTEKSQVSEDGTLRSLEPEPQQSLEDGSPAKGEPSQAWREQRRPSTSSVSGQWSPAPEWVLSWKSKLPLQTIMRLLQVLVPQVEKICIDKGLTDESEILRFLQHGTLVGLLPVPHPILIRMWTPLSGTTPT comes from the exons ATGGGGTCGACCGACTCCAAGCTGAACTTCCGGAAGGCGGTGATCCAGCTCACCACCAAGACGCAG CCCGTGGAAGCCACCGATGATGCCTTTTGGGACCAGTTCTGGGCAGACACAGCCACCTCGGTGCAGGATGTGTTTGCACTGGTGCCGGCAGCAGAGATCCGGGCCGTGCGGGAAGAGTCACCCTCCAACTTGGCCACCCTGTGCTACAAG GCCGTTGAGAAGCTGGTGCAGGGAGCTGAGAGTGGCTGCCACTCGGAGAAGGAGAAGCAGATCGTCCTGAACTGCAGCCGGCTGCTCACCCGCGTGCTGCCCTACATCTTTGAGGACCCCGACTGGAGGGGCTTCTTCTGGTCCACAGTGCCCGGGGCAGGGCGAGGAGGG CAGGGAGAAGAGGATGATGAGCATGCCAGGCCCCTGGCCGAGTCCCTGCTCCTGGCCATTGCTGACCTGCTCTTCTGCCCGGACTTCACGGTTCAGAGCCACCGGAGGAACACTGTG GACTCGGCGGAGGACGTTCACTCCCTGGACAGCTGTGAATACATCTGGGAGGCTGGTGTGGGCTTCGCTCACTCCCCCCAGCCTAACTACATCCACGATATGAACCG GATGGAGCTGCTGAAACTGCTGCTGACATGCTTCTCCGAGGCCATGTACCTGCCCCCAGCTCCGGAAAGTGGCAGCACCAACCCATGGGTTCAGTTCTTTTGTTCCACGGAGAACAG ACATGCCCTGCCCCTCTTCACCTCCCTCCTCAACACCGTCTGTGCCTATGACCCTGTGGGCTACGGGATCCCCTACAACCACCTGCTCTTCTCTGACTACCGGGAACCCCTGGTGGAGGAGGCTGCCCAGGTGCTCATTGTCACTTTGGACCACGACAGCGCCAGCAGTGCCAGCCCCACTGTGGACGGCACCACCACTGGCACAGCCATGGATGATGCCGAT CCTCCAGGCCCTGAGAACCTGTTTGTGAACTACCTGTCCCGCATCCATCGTGAGGAG GACTTCCAGTTCATCCTCAAGGGTATAGCCCGGCTGCTGTCCAACCCCCTGCTCCAGACCTACCTGCCTAACTCCACCAAGAAGATCCAGTTCCACCAGGAGCTGCTAGTTCTCTTCTGGAAGCTCTGCGACTTCAACAAG AAATTCCTCTTCTTCGTGCTGAAGAGCAGCGACGTCCTAGACATCCTTGTCCCCATCCTCTTCTTCCTCAACGATGCCCGGGCCGATCAGT CTCGGGTGGGCCTGATGCACATTGGCGTCTTCATCTTGCTGCTTCTGAGCGGGGAGCGGAACTTCGGGGTGCGGCTGAACAAGCCCTACTCAATCCGCGTGCCCATGGACATCCCAGTCTTCACAGGGACCCACGCCGACCTGCTCATTGTG GTGTTCCACAAGATCATCACCAGCGGGCACCAGCGGCTGCAGCCCCTCTTCGACTGCCTGCTCACCATCGTGGTCAACG TGTCCCCCTACCTCAAGAGCCTGTCCATGGTGACCGCCAACAAGTTGCTGCACCTGCTGGAGGCCTTCTCCACCACCTGGTTCCTCTTCTCTGCCGCCCAGAACCACCACCTGGTCTTCTTCCTCCTGGAGGTCTTCAACAACATCATCCAGTACCAGTTTGATG GCAACTCCAACCTGGTCTACGCCATCATCCGCAAGCGCAGCATCTTCCACCAGCTGGCCAACCTGCCCACGGACCCGCCCACCATTCACAAGGCCCTGCAGCGGCGCCGGCGGACACCCGAGCCCTTGTCTCGCACCGGCTCCCAGGAGGGCACCTCCATGGAGGGCTCCCGCCCCGCTGCCCCTGCAGAGCCAGGCACCCTTAAGACCAGTCTGGTGGCTACTCCAG GCATTGACAAGCTGACCGAGAAGTCCCAGGTGTCAGAGGATGGCACCTTGCGGTCCCTGGAACCTGAGCCCCAGCAGAGCTTGGAGGATGGCAGCCCAGCCAAGGGG GAGCCCAGCCAGGCGTGGAGGGAGCAGCGGCGACCGTCCACCTCATCAGTCAGTGGACAGTGGAGCCCAGCGCCAGAGTGG